A genome region from Streptomyces sp. NBC_01296 includes the following:
- a CDS encoding SDR family NAD(P)-dependent oxidoreductase, which yields MLSGDEARERDVAVVGMACRLPGGISSPAEFWSACLLGKDLVSEVPADRWDMDAVFDPEPGVTGRTVSRWGGFVDDVAGFDAEFFGIAPREAVWLDPQQRFLLEVGYEALEDAGLPLRRVAGSNSGVYVGACSSDYWALQSQDERRFSYYGMTGSWALSVLSGRLSHAFDLRGPSLTIDTACSSALAAVDAAVRHVRSGGSLALAAGVNLCLLPDPSIIYSGGKMLSREGRCKFGDASADGFVRSDAVGVVILKPLSDALADGDRIRAVIRGSAIGSDGHDGGLLVRPTVSGQSRVLEQAYQDADISPSEVDFVEAHGTGTQIGDPVELEALAAVLGPGRAQERRLLVTSAKTNLGHSEAAAGLVGLIKTVLCLEHNIVPGSLHFNEPNPAIPWDELPLRIPRTATSLPHRLGPSLGGVSSFGISGTNVHVVLAGAPQPAPRPGPPARAQLLTLSAAVEEALPDLAKTWAAFLGPADHPGAGEDRPSRPPRFIDICHSAARRRTTHPYRLALVAESGEEAAAALREHLAEDGPATSLMLGEARDVPQVAFVFPGHGSQWAGMGRDLLATESAFAEAFDTCDRAVQAESGVSLRSLIEEDDESWLSRTEIVQPALWAVQVALSALWRAWGVEPDVVIGHSMGEIAAACVAGALSTADAAAVICRRSRLATRLGGHGGMAWTELAVDVARQEIAPFNGSVAVAASNGPRSTLLSGETQAIRTIVASLEERGVAARPVNVAYASHCPQIDEITGDLLKAIEGISPRAAAVPIRSTLLGEVIDGTRMDAAYWARNIREPVEFSGAVRDQLASAHTIFVEISAHPVLTTAIREHGGAQAYGSLRRHGDARAALLETLGALYVAGVDADWDAVTDGGAYTPLPHYPWQHENFWLPPADQTEPDQIPVPRHPLLGNEVSRPQAGLRRWEGRLDLTTNAYLIDHQVQGAAIVPGTAYLELMAVAAGRILGPATPVEIDSLRVHKALFLSDVADVVDVRVSAQPDGDALRFEVHGRTAPTVSWTFHAEARVRGIAGPDEREQHAVDQALSRCPDRMAGEEFYTYRAARGNQWLGAFKAMEEVWRGAGEAVGRARLPEPVRASQSAHRFHPALLDACAQTIVALLPDTEESQDGAFVLSSIGAYRLYRQPKGTLWSHARLLSEQLDDSGSGSVRIYDSDGLVAELDGLRLRYLMRRAPAPVALPRTSSSPAVNEGPAGQGDAAPGSVTPQPRSSPRTAFSERETAVSIDRPSSGALEPDAENWLYTVDWVRSTPTSAPRPTEHTAHRWLILRDSGSVGRSLIAELRRHGDEVAVVTVAAAYQKSDQQHFQVDPTSPQDLATVVSDVCQKGSRLHGIVHLWSLDATRTDTPTDKELERAANLCCTSVANLVAALEKVRTTKPPRLWLVTRGAQQAVATDTVRALSQAPLWGLGPALAGESPRLRTTAIDLGEYDFGGVELARELLGSDDEDRIALRAGARYAARLRPLELPRPTVREALRLSQKRTGVLDELAFIPTTAPVPGPGQVLIRATHAGVTFREVLLATNAYAGTDRRAGALGGECSGTVAAVGPDVHHVKVGDDVVAFAEGALATHVLAAAELVVKRPSGLTPAEAAAMPVSFATAYHALHTLCGVTAGDRVLVHTASGGTGMAALQVARWLGARVYGTCSGEKRDALGKLGLLPEEIGDSRSLSFVGQFREATGGRGFDVILNTLTGEAVQANLSLLAPGGRYVELAKRDITDGTPIAMSALAENRSIHGVDLVPLGRDHHPALVEALRQTFDLYERGIFEPLPCKVFAADQVVDAFRHVARARHIGKVVIELPKTAPPAMTSPTVSGPQRLSQERAGVLDHLTFRPAEPPPSPGPGQVLVHATHAGLAFRDVLLATNAYPGTESRAHALGGECSGTVAAVGPDVHHVKAGDEVVAIAESALATHVLAAAELVMKRPSGLTPAEAAAVPLVFATAYHALHTLCGVSAGNRVLVHTASGGTGMAALQVARRLGAHVYGTCSEAKRDALAGLGLRPKEIGDSRSLSFVGQFREATGGQGFDVILNTLTGEAVQANLSLLAPGGRYVELAKRDITDGTPIAMSALAENRSIHGVDLIPLIRDHHPTLVEALRQTFDLYERGIFEPLPCKVFAADQVVDAFRHVARARHIGKVVIELPKTVPTKTTRPVPSVDGAQATCLVTGGLGGIGSRLVEHLAGRGPSHLLLLGRTPLPENPAAPGRQLLHDLHARGVKAEYHALDVADTSALTTLLAARRRAGSPPVRAMYHLAGVFEHGAVTDLTPHRLGEVLRPKVNGAFALHQALAGEPIERFVLFSSGSSVLSSPMGGAYAAGNAFLDALARHRRARGWPATLVNWGYWGDVGMVARERDTGRDLRPRGMSFFTPEEGLALLDTLLERDVPEAVVLRVDWPLWSATYPAAAGVPLLRDLVNGVAAPGSAEPADSDTGRSPRSPRHPDAAEARLAPDLAPPAALPTHAAARPEPAAEHSPAHSTPSTAKPAPSSAAGPVAQRDGAPADAVEEVLAQQVARVLGTRASRVKRDRPLTDLGIDSLMAVELRTLIELEFSASIRVVDILRGATLRSLADTVRATATSESHTDGEGKGRHR from the coding sequence ATGCTCAGCGGAGATGAGGCCAGGGAGCGGGACGTCGCCGTCGTCGGCATGGCGTGCCGGCTTCCCGGCGGCATCTCGTCACCTGCGGAGTTCTGGAGTGCCTGCCTCTTGGGCAAGGACCTCGTGAGCGAGGTTCCGGCCGACCGGTGGGACATGGACGCGGTCTTCGACCCCGAACCGGGGGTCACGGGGCGGACGGTGAGCCGCTGGGGAGGTTTCGTTGACGACGTCGCCGGTTTTGACGCCGAGTTCTTCGGCATCGCGCCGCGTGAGGCGGTGTGGCTGGACCCGCAGCAGCGGTTTCTGCTCGAAGTCGGCTACGAGGCACTGGAGGATGCGGGGCTGCCGCTGCGACGAGTGGCGGGCAGTAACTCCGGCGTGTACGTGGGTGCCTGTTCGAGTGACTACTGGGCGCTGCAGAGCCAGGACGAACGCCGGTTCAGCTACTACGGCATGACCGGCTCGTGGGCACTCTCGGTGCTGTCGGGGAGACTGTCACACGCCTTCGACCTCAGAGGTCCCAGTCTCACCATCGACACTGCCTGTTCGTCAGCGCTCGCCGCCGTCGACGCGGCCGTCCGGCACGTTCGCTCAGGGGGGAGCCTGGCACTGGCCGCCGGCGTCAACCTCTGTCTCCTTCCGGATCCCAGCATCATCTATTCGGGCGGAAAGATGCTCTCCCGGGAGGGCCGGTGCAAGTTCGGTGACGCCAGTGCCGATGGTTTCGTCCGCAGCGACGCCGTGGGCGTCGTCATCCTCAAGCCCCTCTCGGACGCTCTCGCCGACGGGGACCGGATCAGGGCGGTGATCCGGGGCTCCGCGATCGGCTCCGACGGGCACGACGGCGGGCTGCTGGTGAGGCCGACGGTCAGCGGGCAGAGCCGGGTACTGGAGCAGGCTTACCAGGACGCGGATATCTCGCCCAGCGAAGTCGACTTCGTGGAGGCCCACGGGACCGGTACGCAAATCGGCGATCCGGTCGAGCTGGAGGCGCTCGCTGCCGTTCTGGGACCGGGGCGTGCGCAGGAACGGCGCCTCCTGGTGACCTCGGCCAAGACCAACCTCGGCCACAGCGAGGCGGCGGCAGGACTCGTCGGTCTCATCAAGACGGTGCTGTGCCTCGAGCACAACATCGTTCCCGGGAGCCTCCACTTCAACGAGCCCAATCCGGCTATCCCTTGGGACGAATTGCCGTTGAGGATCCCGCGGACCGCTACCTCCCTGCCGCACCGGCTCGGGCCCTCGCTCGGCGGAGTCAGCAGTTTCGGCATCTCCGGCACCAACGTGCACGTCGTCCTGGCCGGTGCCCCTCAGCCCGCGCCTCGCCCCGGGCCGCCCGCCCGCGCACAGCTGCTCACCCTTTCCGCCGCTGTGGAAGAGGCCCTGCCCGACCTGGCCAAGACCTGGGCCGCCTTCCTCGGACCCGCCGATCACCCGGGGGCAGGCGAAGACCGCCCCTCGCGTCCGCCGCGTTTCATCGACATCTGCCATAGCGCCGCCCGTCGGCGTACCACTCACCCCTACCGGCTCGCGCTGGTTGCCGAATCGGGAGAGGAAGCCGCCGCGGCGCTCCGGGAGCATCTTGCCGAAGACGGTCCGGCCACCTCCCTCATGCTTGGGGAAGCCAGGGACGTGCCACAGGTGGCGTTCGTCTTCCCCGGGCACGGCTCCCAGTGGGCGGGCATGGGGCGAGATCTCCTCGCTACCGAGTCTGCCTTCGCCGAGGCATTCGACACCTGTGACCGGGCGGTTCAGGCCGAGAGCGGCGTATCCCTGCGCTCACTGATCGAGGAAGACGATGAGAGCTGGCTGTCGCGAACCGAGATCGTGCAGCCGGCTCTCTGGGCCGTCCAGGTAGCGCTTTCCGCGCTGTGGCGGGCCTGGGGTGTTGAGCCCGACGTGGTGATCGGCCACAGCATGGGAGAAATCGCCGCCGCCTGCGTGGCGGGCGCGCTGAGCACGGCGGACGCGGCGGCTGTGATCTGCCGCCGCAGCCGACTGGCGACCCGGCTGGGCGGGCACGGCGGTATGGCCTGGACGGAACTGGCGGTCGACGTCGCGCGGCAGGAGATCGCCCCGTTCAACGGGTCCGTGGCCGTCGCCGCCTCCAACGGTCCGCGCTCGACCCTGTTGTCCGGCGAGACGCAGGCCATCAGGACCATCGTGGCCTCGCTGGAGGAACGCGGCGTGGCTGCCCGCCCGGTCAACGTGGCCTACGCCTCCCACTGCCCGCAGATCGACGAGATCACCGGTGACCTGCTGAAGGCCATCGAAGGCATCTCCCCGCGCGCCGCCGCCGTTCCCATCCGCTCGACTCTGCTGGGCGAGGTCATCGACGGCACCCGGATGGACGCCGCCTACTGGGCCCGCAACATCCGAGAACCGGTCGAGTTCAGCGGAGCGGTCCGCGACCAACTGGCCAGCGCCCACACGATCTTTGTCGAGATCAGCGCCCACCCGGTGCTGACCACGGCCATCCGTGAACACGGCGGCGCCCAGGCCTACGGTTCGCTACGGCGGCACGGGGACGCGCGTGCTGCGCTGCTGGAAACCCTGGGCGCGCTGTACGTCGCCGGTGTGGACGCCGACTGGGACGCGGTCACCGACGGCGGTGCCTACACTCCACTGCCGCACTACCCGTGGCAGCACGAGAACTTCTGGCTGCCGCCGGCCGATCAAACCGAGCCGGACCAAATTCCCGTGCCTCGCCATCCGCTCCTGGGAAACGAGGTGTCCCGTCCCCAGGCCGGCCTGCGGCGGTGGGAAGGGCGACTGGACCTGACCACCAACGCCTATCTGATCGACCATCAGGTACAAGGTGCCGCGATCGTGCCCGGGACCGCCTATCTGGAACTGATGGCCGTCGCAGCGGGCCGAATCCTCGGGCCCGCCACCCCGGTCGAGATCGACTCCCTCCGCGTACACAAGGCACTGTTCCTCTCGGACGTGGCCGACGTGGTCGACGTGCGGGTGAGCGCCCAACCCGACGGTGACGCGCTGCGCTTCGAAGTCCACGGCCGTACCGCGCCCACCGTCTCGTGGACGTTCCACGCCGAGGCGCGCGTCCGGGGGATCGCGGGCCCGGACGAGAGGGAACAACACGCGGTGGACCAGGCCCTGTCCCGGTGCCCGGACCGGATGGCCGGCGAGGAGTTCTACACCTACCGTGCCGCGCGCGGCAACCAGTGGCTCGGGGCCTTCAAGGCCATGGAGGAGGTGTGGCGCGGTGCAGGAGAAGCGGTCGGCCGGGCGCGCCTGCCCGAGCCCGTGCGCGCATCCCAGTCGGCGCACCGCTTTCATCCCGCGCTGCTCGACGCCTGCGCGCAGACCATCGTCGCCCTGCTGCCGGACACCGAGGAGAGCCAGGACGGAGCGTTCGTACTCAGCAGCATCGGTGCGTACCGGCTCTACAGGCAGCCCAAAGGCACTCTCTGGAGCCATGCCCGGCTCCTCTCCGAGCAACTGGACGACTCAGGATCGGGCAGTGTCCGCATCTACGACTCCGACGGCCTGGTCGCCGAGCTCGACGGGCTGAGGCTGCGCTATCTCATGAGGCGGGCACCGGCTCCCGTCGCGCTCCCCCGGACCAGCTCGAGTCCCGCAGTCAACGAAGGGCCGGCCGGGCAAGGGGATGCCGCTCCAGGTTCCGTCACCCCCCAGCCGCGCAGCAGCCCCCGTACGGCGTTCTCGGAGAGGGAGACCGCCGTGTCCATCGATCGGCCTTCCTCCGGTGCGCTCGAACCCGACGCCGAAAACTGGCTGTACACCGTCGACTGGGTCCGCAGCACACCCACCTCCGCTCCCCGCCCGACCGAGCACACCGCTCATCGATGGCTGATCCTTCGGGACAGCGGGTCTGTCGGCCGTAGCCTGATTGCGGAGCTGCGACGGCACGGCGATGAGGTGGCCGTGGTCACGGTCGCGGCTGCGTACCAGAAGAGCGATCAGCAGCACTTCCAGGTCGATCCGACGAGCCCGCAGGACTTGGCCACCGTCGTGTCCGATGTCTGCCAGAAGGGCAGCCGGCTGCACGGCATCGTGCATCTGTGGAGCCTGGACGCCACGCGAACCGACACTCCCACCGACAAGGAGCTGGAGCGCGCGGCGAACCTCTGCTGCACGAGCGTCGCGAACCTGGTGGCTGCCCTGGAGAAGGTACGGACAACCAAGCCGCCCCGGCTGTGGCTCGTCACCCGCGGTGCACAGCAGGCGGTTGCGACCGATACCGTGCGCGCCCTCTCACAGGCCCCCCTGTGGGGCTTGGGCCCTGCCCTTGCTGGCGAATCCCCGCGGCTTCGCACCACCGCGATCGATCTCGGCGAATACGACTTCGGCGGAGTCGAACTCGCCCGTGAACTCCTCGGTTCCGATGACGAGGACCGCATCGCCCTACGCGCCGGCGCCCGCTACGCAGCCAGGCTGCGACCGCTGGAGCTGCCGCGTCCCACGGTCCGTGAGGCCTTGCGGCTCAGCCAGAAGCGAACGGGAGTCCTCGACGAGCTGGCGTTCATACCCACGACGGCGCCGGTGCCGGGGCCGGGCCAGGTTCTCATTCGTGCCACGCACGCCGGCGTGACCTTCCGGGAGGTCCTGCTGGCGACCAATGCCTACGCCGGCACCGACCGACGGGCGGGCGCGTTGGGCGGAGAGTGCTCGGGAACAGTGGCCGCGGTCGGCCCGGACGTCCACCACGTCAAGGTGGGGGACGATGTCGTGGCCTTCGCGGAGGGAGCGCTGGCCACCCATGTGCTGGCCGCGGCGGAGCTGGTCGTGAAACGGCCCTCCGGGCTCACCCCGGCCGAGGCGGCGGCCATGCCGGTTTCCTTCGCCACCGCGTACCACGCCCTGCACACCCTTTGCGGGGTGACCGCGGGCGATCGCGTACTGGTCCACACGGCATCCGGCGGCACTGGGATGGCCGCGCTCCAGGTGGCGCGCTGGCTGGGCGCCCGCGTGTACGGCACGTGCAGCGGCGAGAAGCGCGACGCGCTCGGCAAGCTCGGTCTTCTGCCCGAGGAGATCGGTGATTCCCGATCGCTGAGCTTCGTCGGACAGTTCCGTGAGGCGACGGGCGGGCGGGGTTTCGACGTCATCCTCAACACCCTCACCGGCGAAGCCGTACAGGCCAACCTCAGCCTGCTGGCTCCTGGCGGACGGTACGTCGAACTCGCCAAACGAGACATCACCGACGGCACCCCGATAGCCATGTCCGCCCTCGCCGAGAACCGAAGCATCCACGGCGTGGACCTGGTCCCTCTCGGTCGTGATCACCACCCCGCGCTCGTCGAAGCGCTGCGGCAGACCTTCGACCTGTACGAACGAGGGATCTTCGAGCCCCTGCCGTGCAAGGTCTTCGCCGCGGACCAGGTCGTCGACGCCTTCCGCCACGTGGCGCGCGCCCGCCACATCGGCAAAGTCGTCATCGAACTGCCCAAGACAGCACCCCCGGCCATGACATCGCCGACGGTCTCCGGGCCCCAGCGGCTCAGCCAGGAACGAGCGGGAGTCCTGGACCATCTCACCTTCAGGCCCGCGGAGCCGCCGCCCTCCCCGGGACCCGGGCAGGTCCTGGTCCATGCCACCCACGCCGGTCTGGCCTTCCGGGACGTCCTGCTGGCGACCAACGCGTACCCCGGCACGGAGAGCCGTGCCCATGCACTGGGCGGAGAGTGCTCGGGAACAGTGGCCGCGGTCGGCCCGGACGTCCACCACGTCAAGGCCGGGGACGAGGTCGTGGCCATCGCGGAAAGCGCCTTGGCCACCCATGTGCTGGCCGCGGCGGAGCTGGTCATGAAACGGCCCTCCGGGCTCACCCCGGCCGAGGCGGCGGCCGTACCGCTGGTCTTCGCCACCGCGTACCACGCCCTGCACACCCTTTGCGGGGTCTCCGCGGGCAATCGCGTACTAGTGCACACAGCATCCGGCGGCACCGGAATGGCCGCGCTCCAGGTGGCCCGCCGGCTGGGCGCTCACGTCTACGGCACGTGCAGCGAGGCCAAGCGCGACGCACTCGCCGGCCTCGGCCTCCGCCCCAAGGAGATCGGGGACTCCCGATCGCTGAGCTTCGTCGGACAGTTCCGTGAGGCGACGGGCGGACAAGGCTTCGACGTCATCCTCAACACCCTCACCGGCGAAGCCGTACAGGCCAACCTCAGCCTGCTGGCTCCTGGCGGACGGTACGTCGAACTCGCCAAACGAGACATCACCGACGGCACCCCGATAGCCATGTCCGCCCTCGCCGAGAACCGAAGCATCCACGGCGTGGACCTCATCCCCCTCATCCGGGATCACCACCCCACGCTCGTCGAAGCGCTGCGGCAGACCTTCGACCTGTACGAACGAGGGATCTTCGAGCCCCTGCCGTGCAAGGTCTTCGCCGCGGACCAGGTCGTCGACGCCTTCCGCCACGTGGCGCGCGCCCGCCACATCGGCAAAGTCGTCATCGAACTGCCCAAGACAGTGCCCACGAAGACAACCCGGCCCGTGCCCTCCGTGGACGGTGCGCAAGCCACCTGCCTGGTGACCGGCGGGCTCGGAGGCATCGGAAGCCGCCTGGTCGAACATCTGGCCGGCCGCGGACCCAGCCACCTGCTCCTCCTGGGCCGCACTCCCCTGCCCGAGAACCCTGCCGCGCCGGGCCGGCAACTCCTGCATGACCTGCACGCCCGAGGCGTCAAGGCCGAGTACCACGCCCTGGACGTGGCCGACACCTCAGCCCTCACCACCCTCCTCGCCGCCCGGCGCCGTGCGGGCTCACCACCCGTCCGTGCGATGTACCACCTGGCCGGGGTTTTCGAGCACGGTGCCGTCACCGACCTGACGCCACACCGGCTCGGCGAGGTGCTGCGCCCTAAGGTGAACGGCGCGTTCGCGCTGCACCAGGCGCTGGCGGGCGAACCCATCGAGCGGTTCGTTCTCTTCTCGTCCGGGTCCTCCGTCCTCAGCTCACCCATGGGGGGTGCCTACGCGGCCGGCAATGCCTTCCTGGACGCACTGGCCCGTCATCGGCGCGCCCGCGGGTGGCCGGCCACCTTGGTCAACTGGGGGTACTGGGGCGACGTGGGCATGGTGGCCCGGGAGCGGGATACGGGCCGGGACCTGCGTCCTCGCGGCATGTCCTTCTTCACCCCTGAGGAAGGCCTCGCCCTGCTCGACACGCTGCTCGAGCGAGACGTCCCGGAAGCGGTCGTCCTCCGGGTCGACTGGCCTCTGTGGTCCGCGACATACCCGGCGGCGGCCGGTGTTCCGCTCCTACGAGACCTGGTCAACGGCGTGGCCGCGCCGGGAAGCGCTGAACCAGCGGACAGCGATACGGGGCGTTCGCCGCGGAGTCCGCGGCACCCGGACGCCGCGGAAGCCCGACTCGCTCCTGATCTCGCGCCCCCCGCGGCTCTTCCCACGCACGCGGCAGCCCGCCCGGAGCCGGCGGCGGAACACTCCCCGGCACACTCGACCCCCTCCACGGCAAAGCCTGCTCCTTCAAGCGCGGCAGGCCCGGTCGCCCAACGGGACGGTGCCCCTGCCGACGCCGTGGAGGAGGTGCTGGCCCAACAGGTTGCCCGTGTGCTCGGCACGCGCGCCAGTCGGGTCAAGCGCGACCGGCCGCTGACGGACTTGGGTATCGATTCACTCATGGCAGTGGAGCTCCGAACCCTGATCGAGCTCGAGTTCTCGGCCTCCATACGGGTCGTGGACATCCTCCGCGGCGCCACGCTGCGATCACTCGCAGACACCGTCCGCGCCACTGCCACGTCCGAAAGCCATACCGACGGGGAAGGGAAGGGTCGGCACCGGTGA
- a CDS encoding 3-oxoacyl-[acyl-carrier-protein] synthase III C-terminal domain-containing protein, with protein MKTEDIWIASIGAQVPPPMSTRQAVDEGLYDPESHDWHGWTGAAVAGDTPAPDLAIAAARQALERWPGGHLADVVMHLHAGAFTQGPSAWSSQHYVLNALGDCAAPSIRISQGCTGLLAGLELAAAYLATAPAHAAALLTGSDNVGVPGINRWSLGFQYGPVGDSGSALVLSRSPGLARLLAVGSASLPEAERVARGDAPIFPPSVDTEPASGLRRRLEQHRTAGESSSLALQFSEIRTETVLRTLAEANLAPGDISRVTHNFIGHERYLKSVLAPIGLSVRQGVLDYGRSVGHLTVNEQVIGLEHLLVTDQVHPGDHVLLLGFSGPTSTTCSVVRIERSLP; from the coding sequence GTGAAGACCGAGGACATCTGGATCGCGTCCATCGGCGCACAAGTGCCGCCCCCCATGAGCACTCGACAGGCCGTGGACGAAGGACTGTACGATCCGGAATCGCATGACTGGCACGGGTGGACGGGCGCGGCGGTCGCTGGCGACACCCCGGCCCCCGATCTGGCAATCGCCGCGGCTCGGCAGGCCCTGGAGCGCTGGCCGGGCGGGCACCTGGCGGATGTGGTGATGCACCTGCACGCCGGCGCATTCACCCAGGGGCCGTCCGCCTGGTCCAGCCAGCACTACGTACTCAACGCCCTCGGTGACTGCGCGGCGCCTTCGATCCGGATAAGCCAGGGCTGCACGGGCCTGCTGGCTGGACTCGAACTCGCCGCCGCCTACCTGGCGACCGCACCGGCACATGCCGCAGCACTCCTCACAGGATCCGACAACGTCGGAGTCCCAGGCATCAACCGCTGGTCGCTCGGCTTCCAGTACGGCCCGGTAGGTGACTCCGGCAGCGCCCTCGTGCTGTCCCGCAGCCCGGGCCTGGCCCGCCTCCTCGCCGTGGGGTCGGCTTCGCTGCCGGAAGCAGAGCGAGTAGCCCGCGGCGATGCCCCGATCTTCCCACCGAGCGTCGACACGGAGCCCGCCTCCGGCTTGCGCCGACGGCTGGAACAGCACCGCACAGCGGGCGAATCGTCTTCCCTGGCACTCCAGTTCAGCGAGATCCGTACGGAGACGGTGCTACGCACCCTGGCCGAGGCCAATCTTGCCCCCGGTGACATCTCCCGGGTCACCCACAACTTCATCGGCCACGAGCGCTACCTCAAGTCCGTGCTCGCCCCCATCGGTCTGTCCGTCCGGCAAGGCGTGCTCGACTACGGAAGGAGCGTCGGGCACCTGACGGTCAACGAACAAGTCATCGGGCTGGAACACCTCTTGGTGACGGATCAGGTGCACCCGGGCGACCATGTGCTGCTCCTCGGATTCTCCGGCCCCACGTCGACGACCTGCTCTGTCGTGCGCATCGAACGGAGCCTGCCATGA
- a CDS encoding phosphopantetheine-binding protein gives MTDQQSSHNADGLYGRLIRLLGRRYHLETAQLTPDATFADLGLDSLAVEELLFIMPDVFGITTDEIPERGMTLGQLAEWLRERGARS, from the coding sequence ATGACGGACCAGCAGTCCAGCCACAACGCCGACGGTCTCTACGGCCGGCTGATCCGGCTACTCGGCCGGCGGTACCACCTGGAGACGGCGCAGCTCACCCCCGACGCCACCTTCGCCGACCTGGGGCTCGACTCTCTCGCAGTCGAAGAGCTCCTGTTCATCATGCCGGATGTCTTCGGCATCACGACCGACGAGATTCCGGAACGAGGCATGACGCTCGGGCAGCTCGCCGAATGGCTCCGGGAAAGGGGAGCCCGATCATGA
- a CDS encoding SDR family oxidoreductase — MTVIHLLSGATGFIGGAVVLELLRDPESEVYVLVRGQDPAHARRRLCNALTAAATAYDATPLWKSGEHRVHPVHGDVEAALWGLDLPRALPGGVRYIWHCAATLHYELHRAERIDSVNHHGARHAIDLARRLGAQLNHMSTAYIAPSRDDGVLVEQPAVEQTAAPPTPYHHAKIRAERAVVESEIVWRILRPSFVVGHAATHAATHHAGYYAMARRLTIAARRHLVPEGARAILPVPPDATINLVPVDTVARAAVAVGTLGETGTVYHLANAEPPTSRSVLEALFAWTDLPRPEFGPPGEARLPGPASALQRYLPFFRVNQLDLDHTRRVTGSSAMATPLAAADLLAYLDCYKATLQAV, encoded by the coding sequence ATGACAGTCATCCATCTGCTGTCGGGCGCTACAGGGTTCATAGGCGGCGCGGTGGTTCTGGAACTCCTTCGAGATCCGGAGAGCGAGGTGTACGTGCTCGTGCGGGGCCAGGATCCGGCACACGCCCGACGCCGCCTGTGCAACGCACTGACCGCGGCCGCCACGGCCTACGACGCAACCCCCCTGTGGAAGAGCGGTGAACACCGCGTCCACCCGGTGCACGGCGATGTCGAGGCCGCTCTGTGGGGCCTCGATCTCCCCAGAGCACTGCCAGGAGGCGTCCGCTACATCTGGCACTGCGCGGCCACCCTGCACTACGAGCTGCACCGCGCCGAACGGATCGACTCCGTCAACCACCACGGGGCCCGCCATGCGATCGACCTGGCCCGCAGGCTCGGCGCCCAGCTCAACCACATGAGCACCGCCTACATCGCACCCAGCCGCGACGACGGTGTGCTCGTGGAGCAGCCCGCCGTCGAACAGACCGCGGCGCCGCCAACCCCGTACCACCACGCCAAGATCCGCGCCGAACGAGCGGTGGTGGAAAGCGAGATCGTCTGGCGGATCCTGCGGCCCTCGTTCGTCGTCGGTCACGCCGCCACTCACGCCGCAACGCATCACGCCGGCTATTACGCCATGGCCCGCCGCCTGACCATCGCAGCCCGCCGGCACCTCGTTCCCGAAGGCGCCCGGGCGATCCTCCCCGTACCGCCGGACGCCACCATCAACCTCGTTCCCGTCGACACCGTCGCCCGCGCCGCGGTCGCGGTCGGCACGCTCGGAGAGACCGGAACGGTCTACCACCTCGCCAACGCCGAGCCTCCGACGTCCCGCAGCGTCCTCGAAGCACTCTTCGCCTGGACCGATCTGCCACGTCCCGAGTTCGGCCCCCCGGGGGAAGCGAGGCTGCCCGGTCCCGCCAGCGCGCTACAGCGGTACCTTCCCTTCTTCAGGGTGAACCAACTGGACCTGGACCACACCCGACGCGTGACCGGATCCAGTGCCATGGCGACCCCCCTGGCCGCCGCCGATCTGCTGGCCTACCTCGACTGCTACAAGGCGACCCTCCAAGCAGTCTGA